The sequence GAAAGCCAGGAATATTATTTGTAGGAGCTACTTTCATAGGAAGAGACCTAGGTCCTAGAATAGCAGCTAGATTATCAACAGGATTAACTGCTGACTGTACATCAATCGATGTAGAAGTTGAAAATGGAGATTTATTAGCTACAAGACCAGCATTTGGTGGTAACTTAATGGCTACAATTGCTTGTCCAGAACATAGACCTCAAATGGCTACAGTAAGACCAGGAGTATTTGCAAAAATCACTACTGATCCATCAAAATGTAACATTGAAAAAGTTGAAGTTAAATTAGCTGATAGCGATATAAGAACTAAAGTTTTAGAAGTAATCAAAGCTAAGAAAGATATGGTTGATATAGCAGAAGCTGAATTCATCGTATCAGGTGGTAGAGGAGTTGGAAGCAAAGAAAACTTTAAACTTCTTGAAGAATTAGCAGCAGCTTTAGAAGGAACAGTAGCAGGATCAAGAGCAGCAGTTGAAAGTGGTTGGATTGACGGAGCATGCCAAGTTGGTCAAACTGGTAAAACTGTTAGACCTAAGATATATATAGCTTGTGGTATTTCAGGAGCTATCCAACACGTTGCTGGTATGCAAGATTCTGAATTAATCATTGCTGTAAACAAAGATGAAACAGCTCCAATCATGAAGGTAGCAGATTATGCTATCGTTGGAGATGTAGCTAAAGTTGTTCCAGAATTAATTGCACAAGTTAAAGAAGTAAAGAGTGCTGAATAATTCAATCAATTAATGTGAAAAGTAATCCTTAGGCATCTGAAAATAAATAACAAGTCCAAATATGCGACGGATATTTGGACTTAGACAAGGAAACAGGTTCCGCAGATAGTGAGCTATCTAAGGGTTCTGTTGACGCAGTATAAGGTCAAATAGACTAGCATAGGGACTTATTTATTTTTTGAAGATGCCTTGGTTAAGATAGCTTATTTTGACTAAGGATATCTAATATTAAAGATTTTAGGAGGAATAGTTCATGGAAAAGATTTTCGTTTTAGGCGCTGGTACTATGGGTGCTGGAATAGTTCAAGCTTTTGCACAAAAAGGATATGAAGTTATCGTTAGAGATATAAAGGAAGAATTTGTTGATAGAGGAATCGCTGGAATCAACAAGGGTCTTTCTAAGCAAGTTGAAAAAGGAAGAATGACTGAAGAAGATAAAGAAGCCATCCTTTCAAGAATATCAGGAACAACTGATATGAACTTAGCAGCTGACTGTGATTTAGTTGTAGAAGCAGCTATAGAAAACATGAAAATAAAGAGAGAAATATTCGCTGAATTAGATAAGATATGTAAGCCAGAAACTATATTAGCTTCAAATACTTCATCTTTATCAATAACAGAAGTTGCAACTGCAACAGGCAGACCTGACAAAGTTATAGGAATGCACTTCTTCAATCCAGCTCCAGTAATGAAGCTTGTTGAAGTTATCAGAGGAATG comes from Clostridium sp. TW13 and encodes:
- a CDS encoding electron transfer flavoprotein subunit alpha/FixB family protein; translated protein: MNIADYKGVWVFAEQREGELQKVSLELLGEGRRIADKLGVKLTALLLGNNIESLATTLASHGADEVLVADDKNLEHYTTEGYAKVICDLAAERKPGILFVGATFIGRDLGPRIAARLSTGLTADCTSIDVEVENGDLLATRPAFGGNLMATIACPEHRPQMATVRPGVFAKITTDPSKCNIEKVEVKLADSDIRTKVLEVIKAKKDMVDIAEAEFIVSGGRGVGSKENFKLLEELAAALEGTVAGSRAAVESGWIDGACQVGQTGKTVRPKIYIACGISGAIQHVAGMQDSELIIAVNKDETAPIMKVADYAIVGDVAKVVPELIAQVKEVKSAE
- a CDS encoding 3-hydroxybutyryl-CoA dehydrogenase — its product is MEKIFVLGAGTMGAGIVQAFAQKGYEVIVRDIKEEFVDRGIAGINKGLSKQVEKGRMTEEDKEAILSRISGTTDMNLAADCDLVVEAAIENMKIKREIFAELDKICKPETILASNTSSLSITEVATATGRPDKVIGMHFFNPAPVMKLVEVIRGMATSQETFDAVKELSVAIGKEPVEVAEAPGFVVNRILIPMINEAVGILSEGIASAEDIDTAMKLGANHPMGPLALGDLIGLDVCLAIMDVLYTETGDSKYRASSLLRKYVRAGWLGRKTGRGFHNYAK